The following is a genomic window from Pirellulales bacterium.
GGTGCCACGCCTGGAACCGCTCGATCAATTGGCGACGGGACGCCGGCAGCTTGCGATTCGACATGGGGGCGTCTACCTGGTGACGGGTGGGCTGGGCGGACTGGGACGCGAGCTTTGCCGCTGGCTGGCCGGCAAGTACGCCGCGCGGTTGATTATCACCGGACGCAGCGCCTTGCCCGCCGAGGCCGACTGGGCGAATTGGCTCGCCACTCACGATGCCGACAATGCGACTTCCCTCCGTCTGCGGGCGATGGAAGAACTGCGCGCCGTCGGGGCCAAGGTGACCTACGCCGCGGTCGATGTGGCCGACCTGCCGGCGATGAACGGCCTGCTACGCGACGTGCGACGCGAATATGGCGAGCTCAACGGGGTCTTCCACGCCGCGGGGACACTGCACGACGGATTGCTCGCGCGGAAGAAACGCCAGCATCTCGACGACGTGTTGCGTCCCAAGCTGCTCGGCGCCTGGGTACTCGATCATGTGACGCGCGGCGAAGGGCTCGACTTCATGGTGCTGTTCGGCTCGGTCGCTACCTGGACCGGCAGCCCGGGCCAGTGCGAATACGTGGCGGCGAATCGTTATCTGGCGGCATACGCCCATTGGCGCCAATCGCAAGGACGTCCCACTTTGGCCATCGACTGGGGGCTGTGGGGCGAAGCCGGCATGGGGGCCCATCTCGTCGAGCGCGCGCGCGTAGAGGGTGTTTTAATGCCCATGGCCAGCGCGGCTGCCTTGCGGCAATTGGAGCGGGCAATGCTGCTCGATACCCCTCAGTTGGCGATCGCTGAGTTCGGGCCAGCCTGGCCGCCTGGACGAACGCATCAAACACCCGTGGTTTCGTCCAGCGTTGGCGAACCATCGCACTCAGATGCGACGGGGGGCACGAATGATGTCGAAACCTACCTGCTGGGCGTTCTCTCGCGCCTACTCGAGACCCCCCTCGAGCGACTACAAAGTACCGCCAGTTTCGCCGATTTGGGGTTCGATTCCGTCCTGATGCTGCGCTTCAACCGTGAGCTGGAGGCCCGTTTCGGCCAAAGTGTCGGGTTTGAGCTGTTGCGGCGTTTTCCCACGCCGAAGGAACTGGCCGCGCACCTGCAAGCCGAATCGGAAGGGAACCCGGCAGGCCAAATGAGCGCGGTTTAGTTCCCGGCCATCACCCCCCCGATAGGTATGCGATCACCCTGATTTCCCTGCCACGGGGGAATTTAAATCCAAAATATTTTTCTGGAATTCTGAAACCCACGCGATAGGATGAGTCCCGTTGGATATAAACGCTGTCTAGTGCGTGAGATCCAACGGGGGGAAGTCCAATGCGATTTGTGGCCAACGCCCTGTGCATCACTTGGGATGGGGGCCATCTTCTTCTGGCTCGAGGCGTGTTCGTTTGCCCAACGGCGCACGCGCTTGTGACCGCATGCAGGGAAGTTGTGCGGGCCGCAGGTTCCTCGGGTTCCGTTCACCGCATTGGTCTTCGTGGCAGTAGTGGTGCAAGTCGTTCCGCATCCAGGTGAGGCACCATGAATCCTCTGACCGTGTTGCAAGACCTTGCGCCGTCGACGAAATCCGTGCCCATCGGCGACCCGCACGTAACCTTCGTCAGGCTTCCCACGGTCAGTCATTACCTGGCGTTCTCGCGGCAAGCGGTTCCGCCGATTGGGTTGGCCTATCTGGCCGCGTGTCTCGAAGAGCAAGGCACCAAGGTATCGATCGTCGACGCCGTGGTCGAAGGGTTGTCGCAGATCACGCCCGACGGCGAGTTTCGCCTGCACGGCATCACCACGGCGGAATTGGTCGAGCATATCCCTAGCGACACGCATGTGATTGGTTTTTCCTGCATGTTCTCGCAGGAGTGGCCCTGGCATCGCGACGCCATCATGGCGGTGCGCGAGCGTTTTCCGCAGGCGATCATCGTGGCCGGCGGCGAGCACATCTCGGCCCTGGCTGAATTCTGCCTGCACGATTGCCCGGCCATCGACATCTGCGTGATCGGCGAAGGGGAGGAGACGATCGTCGAATTGACCAACGCGATCAAGCAGGGGGAGGACTGGAGCGCGATCAAGGGGCTCGGCTTCCTGCGCGATGGTGAATATGTCGCCACGTGCCGGCGCCCACGCATACGGCAGATCGATTCGATCCCGCGACCGGCCTGGCACCTGTTTCCGATGGAGCGCTATCTCGAGAACCCGAACATCCACGGCGTTTACTCGGGCGAACGTACCATGCCGATGCTCGCCACGCGCGGTTGCCCCTACAAGTGTACGTTCTGCACGAACCCCTCCATGTATGGCGTGCTGTACATGACGCGGAAGCCGTCGGACGTGCTCGACGAGATCGAAGAGTACATGCGCGTCTATCGTGCCACGACCTTTCTCTTCTACGATCTGACGTTCGTGTTGAAGAAGAGCTGGGTCCTGGAGTTCTGCCGGGGAATCGAGGAGCGCGGGCTCAAATTCCACTGGCAATTGCCAACCGGCACGCGGAGCGAGGTGATCGACGACGAGGTGGCGAGCGCTCTCTCTCGCACGGGCTGCCCCGTGATGAATTACGCTCCCGAGAGTGGCTCGCTCGATACGCTGAAGATCATCAAGAAGCAAGTCAATCTGGAAAACCTGCTCGAGTCGGTCCGCGCAAGCCGACGATTCGGCATCAACATCAAGTGCATGTTGATCATTGGCTTCCCACACGAGAACTGGCGCCACTTCTGGGACACGCTGAAGTACTCCGTGCGGCTGGCGATTGCCGGCGCCCACGATCAACCGGTGTTTATCTACACCGCGCACCCGGGGGGCGAACTGTTCGACGAACTCCGTGCCGACGGCAGCATCCCGGCCGTCGATGACAGCTTCTTCAAGTCGCTGACGGTCTATACCAACCCGTTCAGCTCGAAGCACTACTGCAAGGGCGCCACGTCGCGCGAACTCGTCGTCTGGCGCTTTGCGATCATCCTGCTGTTCTACCTCGTGCAATTCAGCCTGCGACCGTGGCGCTTTATCAGCTTCTTCCGTTCGGCCTATCAGAACCGCTACACGACCTACACCGAGCAGCGTTTCGGCCAGTCGTTGCGTCGTCTCTTGGGCAAGAACGTGAATGCGCCGACTCGCGTGCCGGCCGGACAGGCGGCCACGATCGGTAGCGCTATGTGAGCCGCACGCTCGTCGCGGAAGGAACCTCGACTCACCTTCCGGGGGCGAGCCCTGTTGGGTGGGCAGGTCCGCTGCCTGACCGGCGCGTCAGCGAGATCGCTTGCCCGGTCGCGCGCGGTGTTGTTCCTTCGGCGCCGGCGCCGCTGCTTGCTGCTTGACCACGGAGACGGTGCTGTAGATCGACCACAGCACGCCCGCCCCCACGCCGGCGCCGATCAGCCAGAGGAGCCACGAACTGCCTGCCTCGGTCGCCGCCGCTACGGCGATAGGCCCGGTAGCTGGGTGGAACGGGGCGCCGCGCCGCGTCGCGCGATTTTTGGCCGCCATTTCAAAGTAGCCAATCATCATCTCGTCGTGCGTCTGATAGCCGAAACGCACCGGCACGTTGGGATTGGGGTTGTTCGGATTCTCGGCCGAATTGTCGTAGTGCGCCACGCAATGCACGTCGGTGCCGGCGGGCAGGTCGAGCGGTTCGCTCAAGCGATAGGTCGTTTGCCAGTTGAAATCGTAGTTGGGCACGTCGAGCAGCGGTTGCACGCGCCCGTCCGGAAAGCGAGCCTCGAACGTGAACTTCTTGCCGCGCAGATGCATGTGCGGAGTCAACGTCAGTAGCTCGGCATCTTCGGTCACGCGGTAGTTGGCCTCGACGAGGTGATCGCGTGCCCCGGCCGGTACCTCGAATTCGAGATTGATCGCCGTTCCGTTCAACACCGGTCGCTCGACCTTGTCCTCGTCGGTGAACTCGAGCCCCATGTAGCTGCGGTCGAGTTGCTTCGTCCCGTTGGGCGTGTAGTGCATCTGAAAGACAAATTTCGAGCCGGGCGGCACATACTTGGCCGTGCCGTCGGGCCAGATCCAGGGATGCGCTCCCGGAGCAAAGCCTGCGAACAAGTCACGTAGCTCGTCCGGCTTTTCTTCGCCAGGCCATAAGAGAAAGACATCCATGTGATGGACGACGCCGGGATTACCGGGATAACACTCGACGCCGCGGATC
Proteins encoded in this region:
- a CDS encoding cobalamin-dependent protein (Presence of a B(12) (cobalamin)-binding domain implies dependence on cobalamin itself, in one of its several forms, or in some unusual lineages, dependence on a cobalamin-like analog.), producing MNPLTVLQDLAPSTKSVPIGDPHVTFVRLPTVSHYLAFSRQAVPPIGLAYLAACLEEQGTKVSIVDAVVEGLSQITPDGEFRLHGITTAELVEHIPSDTHVIGFSCMFSQEWPWHRDAIMAVRERFPQAIIVAGGEHISALAEFCLHDCPAIDICVIGEGEETIVELTNAIKQGEDWSAIKGLGFLRDGEYVATCRRPRIRQIDSIPRPAWHLFPMERYLENPNIHGVYSGERTMPMLATRGCPYKCTFCTNPSMYGVLYMTRKPSDVLDEIEEYMRVYRATTFLFYDLTFVLKKSWVLEFCRGIEERGLKFHWQLPTGTRSEVIDDEVASALSRTGCPVMNYAPESGSLDTLKIIKKQVNLENLLESVRASRRFGINIKCMLIIGFPHENWRHFWDTLKYSVRLAIAGAHDQPVFIYTAHPGGELFDELRADGSIPAVDDSFFKSLTVYTNPFSSKHYCKGATSRELVVWRFAIILLFYLVQFSLRPWRFISFFRSAYQNRYTTYTEQRFGQSLRRLLGKNVNAPTRVPAGQAATIGSAM